In a genomic window of Littorina saxatilis isolate snail1 linkage group LG6, US_GU_Lsax_2.0, whole genome shotgun sequence:
- the LOC138969112 gene encoding iduronate 2-sulfatase-like, whose amino-acid sequence MAAALQRSACLIASVLLSLMSEKSVSSELSRPNVLFLVVDDLRPKLGCYGETNMVTPNIDQLAAKSLVFERAYVQQALCSPSRTSFLTGRRPDTTRTYDLHVYFRNIAGNYTTLPQHFKNNGYITQSVGKIFHPGPTSGNTDDYPFSWTFPARHAPSRKYFTDKICPGPDGKLYNNAVCPLERSQIPSGKLPDEENADFAVSFLQNRSVDQKPFFLALGFHKPHLPFRYDAKYKDLYPLSKIKIADNQNVPMMMPYVSFAPWDYLRTFQDIRALNVSWPFGVIPNDFQYLMRQSYSAATSFTDGLVGRVLAALDQSGFANNTIITFHGDHGWHLGEHMEWTKHTNFDIALRIPLMFHVPGVTAPKLPPGKTFPFKDALKMPIHENTRHTNDPLTNDDLVEAVDIYPTISELAGLDIPPTCSRNPFSETFCTEGASFASLIKSVAKDVTITSDTFRDVSKSSYQIMDTNIASSGLNDMGIASSKGTDVTRMSTGHRTSRSKVQWKRAVFSQYPRPSFFPSRSTIAPSLNEIIIMGYTMRTDKQRYTEWVAYDHTTFSANWTHVYARELYDYSADPEGNFNVVDVPAYSDLAVQLAQQLRDGWRSVLPGRS is encoded by the exons ATGGCAGCTGCTTTGCAACGTTCGGCGTGTTTGATCGCTTCAGTTCTGTTGTCGTTGATGTCAGAGAAGAGCGTCTCATCAG AACTATCCCGACCCAACGTGTTGTTCCTGGTGGTGGACGACCTGAGGCCCAAGCTGGGGTGTTATGGAGAAACCAACATGGTCACTCCCAACATTGACCAACTCGCCGCCAAGAGCCTTGTGTTTGAACGGGCATACGTACAG CAAGCTCTATGTTCGCCAAGCAGAACGTCCTTCCTGACAGGGCGACGTCCCGACACAACACGCACGTACGATCTGCACGTGTACTTCAGAAACATCGCGGGCAACTACACCACGCTGCCACAACACTTCAAGAACAACGGATACATCACGCAGTCCGTCGGCAAGATCTTCCATCCAG GTCCTACGTCTGGAAATACGGATGACTATCCCTTCAGCTGGACTTTCCCAGCAAGGCACGCCCCTTCACGCAAGTACTTTACTGACAAG ATCTGCCCCGGTCCAGACGGCAAACTGTACAACAACGCCGTCTGTCCCTTGGAGCGATCCCAGATCCCTAGCGGCAAGCTGCCTGATGAAGAGAACGCTGACTTCGCCGTGTCCTTCCTTCAAAACAGATCCGTGGACCAAAAGCCTTTCTTCCTCGCTCTGGGCTTCCACAAGCCTCATCTGCCCTTCAGATATGATGCGAAGTATAAAG ACCTATACCCACTGTCGAAGATCAAGATTGCAGACAACCAGAATGTTCCCATGATGATGCCCTACGTTTCCTTCGCTCCCTGGGATTATCTCAGAACTTTTCAGGACATCCGGGCCTTGAATGTTAGCTGGCCCTTCGGCGTTATACCGAACGATTTTCAG TACCTGATGCGTCAGAGCTATTCAGCCGCTACTTCTTTCACGGACGGTCTGGTTGGTCGAGTGCTGGCTGCTTTGGACCAATCAGGATTCGCCAACAATACTATCATCACCTTTCATGGTGACCACG GCTGGCACCTCGGTGAACACATGGAATGGACGAAGCACACCAACTTTGACATTGCCCTCCGTATTCCACTCATGTTTCACGTTCCCGGTGTCACTGCGCCCAAGTTGCCCCCTGGTAAAACGTTCCCTTTCAAAGACGCATTGAAGATGCCCATCCACGAAAATACAAGGCACACGAACGACCCGCTCACTAATGATGACTTGGTGGAAGCTGTGGACATCTACCCTACTATTTCTGAGCTCGCTGGACTAGATATCCCCCCTACCTGTTCCCGAAACCCCTTCAGTGAAACTTTCTGCACGGAAGGTGCTAGCTTCGCCTCCCTTATCAAAAGCGTAGCAAAAGACGTCACAATAACGTCAGACACATTCCGTGACGTCAGCAAGTCGTCATATCAAATTATGGACACCAACATTGCATCTTCAGGTTTAAATGACATGGGAATCGCGTCATCCAAAGGTACTGACGTCACCAGAATGTCAACAGGTCATAGAACCAGCAGAAGCAAAGTACAGTGGAAAAGAGCGGTGTTCAGCCAGTATCCGAGACCTTCCTTCTTCCCTTCACGTTCTACAATAGCTCCATCTCTGAACGAAATCATCATTATGGGCTACACGATGCGCACGGACAAGCAGCGCTACACGGAGTGGGTGGCCTACGACCACACGACCTTCTCTGCCAACTGGACGCACGTGTACGCCAGGGAGCTGTACGACTACAGCGCTGACCCTGAGGGCAACTTCAACGTGGTGGACGTGCCGGCCTACAGCGACCTGGCCGTGCAGCTGGCACAGCAACTCAGGGACGGGTGGAGAAGCGTCTTGCCTGGAAGATCGTAG